From a single Canis lupus baileyi chromosome 14, mCanLup2.hap1, whole genome shotgun sequence genomic region:
- the CYRIB gene encoding CYFIP-related Rac1 interactor B isoform X4, with protein MTNPAIQNDFSYYRRTLSRMRINNVPAEGENEVNNELANRMSLFYAEATPMLKTLSDATTKFVSENKNLPIENTTDCLSTMASVCRVMLETPEYRSRFTNEETVSFCLRVMVGVIILYDHVHPVGAFAKTSKIDMKGCIKVLKDQPPNSVEGLLNALRYTTKHLNDETTSKQIKSMLQ; from the exons ATGACAAATCCCGCCATACAGAACGATTTCAGCTATTATAGAAGAACATTGAGTCGTATGAGGATTAATAACGTCCCA gcagaaggagaaaatgaagtaaataatGAATTGGCAAATCGAATGTCTTTGTTTTATGCTGAGGCAACCCCAATGCTGAAAACCTTAAGTGATGCCACGACAAAATTTGTATCAGAG aataaaaatttaccaatagaaaataccacagattgtCTAAGCACCATGGCTAGTGTATGCAGAGTCATGCTCGAAACACC GGAATACAGAAGCAGATTTACAAATGAAGAGACGGTGTCATTCTGCTTGAGGGTAATGGTGGGTGTCATAATACTCTATGACCATGTACATCCAGTGGGAGCATTTGCCAAAACATCAAAGATTGAT atGAAAGGTTGTATCAAAGTTCTTAAGGACCAACCTCCCAATAGTGTAGAAGGTCTTCTCAATGCTCTCAG gtACACAACAAAACATTTGAATGATGAGACTACCTCCAAGCAAATCAAATCCATGCTGCAGTAA